TGATCATGTCCAGCCACTTCCCGGCGAACCGCACCATGCTGCTCGCCTCCAGCCCACGGGCCTGAACGGCCGCGGCACCTTGGAAGAAACCGACGAGCGCGGGCAGCAGCATGGCGCCCACGGCCATCTCGTACAGGGCGGCGAGGTCCGTCTCTTCTCCGAGATGGACGGTGTCGCCGCCCAGCACCTTCAGCGTCGTCTCGTACTCGTCGAACACCGTCTTGTCTCCGCTGTAGTACAACAGCGTGCCCGGCGCTCCCACGGCCTCCGGCACGTTCTTGACCGCTCCGGCCAGAAACCGGGCGCCATGGCCGGTCGCCCAGGCAGCCATGGCACGGGCGCCGGCGGACGAACCGCTGTTCAACGTGACGAGGGCACGCCCGGACAGCGCCGCCGCGGCCGGTTCCAGGGCGGAGCGGGTGTCTTCGAAGGTGGTCAGGCATGTGATGATCAGCGGGCTCGCCCCGACCGCGGCCTCCACCCCCCGGGCATGGACGGCGCCCTTGGCCACCAGCGGTGCGGCCTTGGCCGGCGTGCGGTTCCACACCGTTGTCGGGTGCCCCGCGCCGGCGAACGCTCCGGCCAGCGCCCGGCCCATCGATCCCAGCCCGACGACGGTCACGGGTGTGGGGGCATCCCCGGTCATGTGTCACTCCAGTCAGCAGTCGGATGGTTGAGCAGCCGGGCACTCGCCGATCAGCGCGTCCGGCGCGGCTCGCAATTCCATTCTGGAAGCCCCACATACATTTGATCAAGTACCTACAATTCTGTTCGGTACCCACACTTTTGTCAGTAGGAGTGCTGATGACCAAGCGGAGCTATACCTGCGGACTCGACGCCGCCGTCGCCGTCATGGGCGGTAAGTGGAAGGGGCTGATCCTGTTTTCGCTCGGTGAGGAGGGGGCGCTGCGTTTCGGGGAGT
The nucleotide sequence above comes from Streptomyces sp. NBC_01716. Encoded proteins:
- a CDS encoding NAD(P)-dependent oxidoreductase; its protein translation is MTGDAPTPVTVVGLGSMGRALAGAFAGAGHPTTVWNRTPAKAAPLVAKGAVHARGVEAAVGASPLIITCLTTFEDTRSALEPAAAALSGRALVTLNSGSSAGARAMAAWATGHGARFLAGAVKNVPEAVGAPGTLLYYSGDKTVFDEYETTLKVLGGDTVHLGEETDLAALYEMAVGAMLLPALVGFFQGAAAVQARGLEASSMVRFAGKWLDMIKSLLPVYAGEIDSGDYTDAASSVNLFLAGAAHDLELTKETNVDVAWLAPLHDLVERAAAAGHGDHSISALTEVLRKPAPKA